In Bacteroidales bacterium, the sequence ACTTTTCTTCAGTTCCATAACGATTAACTTTTTAGGTGTGTAAAAATATATATTTTTATACTCAAATACAAAAAATATTATTTTTCATTAAACTTTTTATACGCTCACGTACACTAATCTACTGTCAAAGACCAACTTACCGCAATCTAAAAACTATCGGAAATGTATATTTTACCTTCACCGGCTTTTCCCGTTGTTTTCCGGGAGTCCATTGAGGCGAAGCCATAATCAAACGTAATGCTTCTTTATCTAATACCGGATCCGCCCCACGCATCACTTTGGCATCCGTAACATTCCCCTTTGCGTCTACTATAAATTCTACAAATACTGTTCCAAAAATACCATTTTCAATGGCAACGGCCGGATAGTCCAAATGGTCTTTGATGTATTCCCGGAAACCGATTTCAGCCGGTTTACCGTTGAATAGTGGGGGATCTTCTACAATAATAAAAAAATCAGGCTCAGGTTCTTCATCGAGCTTGCTGCTTGTAAAAAGATCTTCTGGTAAAATATTTCCTACCGGTTCGACGTCAATGATTAAAGTACTATTATCCAACTCAACTGTGTTATCGACGATAGCCAGGTTATGACTGGGAAGAGCCGGTGCTGGAGGTGGTACTTCCGGTGTTTTCGTCCTGATCATGTCGATATCATCAATATCGATTCTTGAAGCAATATCCCACGTAATATCAGAAATACGGGGAGCTGCCTGCCACTCAAATGCCACAAAGATAAATCCTAAGGCCGTCAATAATCCTATCTGAAAAAACAAGCTGCGTTTTTTCTCTAGGTTCGCTCGATTAGTTTTCTTGGTTTCCATAACAAAAAAATGAACGGTTTTTGATTGCTCACACAATCACAAAAAATCACATATCCATGACTGTTTATCTTCAACAGTCAAGTAAATAACATCGGCGCCTGATAAGAACTTAATGAATCTT encodes:
- a CDS encoding energy transducer TonB, translated to METKKTNRANLEKKRSLFFQIGLLTALGFIFVAFEWQAAPRISDITWDIASRIDIDDIDMIRTKTPEVPPPAPALPSHNLAIVDNTVELDNSTLIIDVEPVGNILPEDLFTSSKLDEEPEPDFFIIVEDPPLFNGKPAEIGFREYIKDHLDYPAVAIENGIFGTVFVEFIVDAKGNVTDAKVMRGADPVLDKEALRLIMASPQWTPGKQREKPVKVKYTFPIVFRLR